Proteins found in one Arachis stenosperma cultivar V10309 chromosome 8, arast.V10309.gnm1.PFL2, whole genome shotgun sequence genomic segment:
- the LOC130946325 gene encoding serine/threonine-protein kinase PEPKR2-like, whose protein sequence is MRKKRKGSEADASDLPDDVLPLEHESASSNLKCHYSLEDCFRLKKRCKEDADTEPASSYKRRLAGIATAPPCGTSSLLTPGRGLKRKIGCIDAATQMGRKKKIEDDYVPGQTIGQGKFGSVWLCRSRASGAEYACKTLKKGEETVHREVEIMQHLSGHSGVVTLQAVYEEAECFHLVMELCSGGRLIDHMFREGPCSEQQAANVLKEVMLVIKYCHDMGVVHRDIKPENILLTASGKIKLADFGLAMRISEGQNLTGLAGSPAYVAPEVLSGKYSEKVDIWSSGVLLYALLVGNLPFQGDSLEAVFEAIKNVKLDFQTGIWAAISKPARDLVERMLTRDVTSRITADEVLTHPWMTFYTERTLKPLPSRTKTKHQVGASCGRFVSAPVTRLGRNRLGNSSLSESSSSESCDSDDEDGCVLIDALATAISHVRISEPKRSRLCGPTGPIVEQGSSNMKANNLCKAF, encoded by the exons AtgaggaagaaaaggaaaggaagTGAGGCAGATGCCTCCGATCTGCCGGATGATGTTTTGCCTTTGGAACATGAGTCTGCGTCTTCGAATTTGAAGTGTCATTACTCGCTGGAGGATTGCTTTAGGCTGAAGAAGAGGTGCAAGGAAGATGCCGACACTGAGCCCGCCTCTTCTTATAAGAGAAGGCTCGCCGGCATTGCGACTGCCCCGCCTTGCGGGACTTCATCATTGCTCACGCCGGGGAGAGGTCTCAAGAGGAAGATAGGTTGCATTGATGCTGCTACCCAGATGGGCAGGAAGAAGAAGATTGAGGATGATTATGTTCCTGGTCAAACGATTGGGCAAGGAAAATTTGGCTCTGTTTGGTTGTGCCGATCAAGGGCTAGCGGAGCAGAATATGCGTGTAAGACTCTGAAGAAAGGAGAGGAGACAGTTCATCGAGAGGTTGAGATAATGCAGCACTTGTCTGGACATTCCGGGGTTGTGACACTGCAAGCAGTGTATGAAGAAGCTGAATGCTTCCATCTTGTGATGGAATTATGCTCCGGGGGGCGACTGATCGATCATATGTTTAGGGAAGGTCCATGTTCGGAACAGCAGGCTGCTAATGTACTCAAGGAAGTGATGTTAGTCATCAAGTACTGTCATGACATGGGAGTTGTGCACAGAGATATCAAACCTGAGAATATTCTGCTCACAGCATCAGGAAAAATAAAGCTTGCAGATTTTGGCCTTGCAATGAGAATTTCTGAAG GTCAGAACTTGACTGGCTTAGCAGGAAGCCCTGCATATGTCGCCCCAGAAGTATTGTCCGGCAAATACTCCGAGAAGGTGGATATATGGAGTTCGGGAGTGCTCCTGTATGCTCTATTGGTCGGCAATCTTCCATTCCAGGGGGATTCATTGGAAGCTGTTTTCGAGGCAATTAAGAATGTCAAATTGGATTTCCAAACAGGCATATGGGCAGCAATATCTAAACCTGCACGAGACCTCGTCGAGAGAATGCTTACAAGGGATGTTACATCAAGAATAACAGCTGATGAAGTACTTA CGCATCCATGGATGACATTTTACACAGAACGCACATTGAAGCCACTGCCCAGCCGAACAAAAACGAAGCACCAAGTTGGTGCATCATGTGGACGGTTTGTCTCCGCCCCTGTAACTAGGTTAGGAAGAAACAGGTTAGGTAACAGCTCCCTTAGCGAGTCTTCGTCCTCTGAGAGTTGCGACTCAGATGATGAGGACGGATGTGTGCTGATCGACGCCCTAGCCACGGCGATCTCACACGTAAGGATCTCAGAACCGAAGAGGAGCAGGTTGTGTGGTCCAACAGGTCCAATAGTTGAGCAAGGTTCATCTAACATGAAGGCTAACAACCTCTGTAAAGCATTTTGA
- the LOC130944001 gene encoding bet1-like protein At4g14600 has translation MSSNSYRGGSAYGDAAPFRSREGLSTRPAASSNEIQLRIDPVDMDLDHEITDLRGQVKKLRNVAQEIGTEVKQQKDFLEELQTLMTNAQAGVKNNIRRLNKSIVRSGSNHVVHVVCFALICFFVVYAWSKMFRK, from the exons ATGTCTTCCAATTCGTACCGAGGAGGTTCCGCCTACGGTGATGCCGCCCCTTTCCGATCCAG AGAGGGGCTTAGCACGAGACCCGCTGCTTCCTCTAATGAAATCCAATTGCGCATTGATCCCGTGGACATGGACTTGGACCACGAAATCACCGATCTTCGCGGCCAAGTCAAAAAGTTGAGAAAT GTTGCTCAAGAGATAGGTACAGAAGTAAAGCAGCAGAAGGATTTTTTGGAAGAGCTG CAAACATTGATGACGAACGCTCAAGCCGGGGTTAAGAATAATATAAGAAGATTGAACAAGAGCATTGTTCGAAGTGGTTCAAACCATGTTGTTCATGTGGTTTGTTTTGCATTAATTTGTTTCTTTGTAGTATACGCTTGGTCAAAAATGTTTAGAAAATGA